Proteins encoded together in one Oceanobacillus iheyensis HTE831 window:
- a CDS encoding lysozyme inhibitor LprI family protein — MKFKNIFLLGIVVITVALTTGCNTFAKESNDADNTEQNHTSNQTSSDSHHPSSSTDAMEKQTSSGESNTVVEKNNSNPVGKTKEQNDDKPRYLKKEYLEKLNKTKEETDKVRKESEDEITYALKKVEGDRYDNIWDGLLNEIYGVLVDQLSSEEMEALRVEQREWLEYRDNTAKEASLVYENGTMEQLEYVTVQNNLTEERCFQLVEEYMK; from the coding sequence ATGAAATTCAAAAATATATTTTTATTAGGAATAGTAGTGATCACTGTAGCTTTAACAACAGGTTGTAATACTTTCGCAAAAGAATCAAATGATGCAGATAATACAGAACAAAATCATACCTCGAATCAAACTTCCTCAGATTCACATCATCCATCTTCTTCAACGGATGCGATGGAAAAGCAGACCAGTAGTGGTGAATCTAATACCGTTGTTGAGAAAAATAATAGTAATCCAGTTGGAAAAACAAAAGAGCAAAATGATGATAAACCGAGATACCTGAAAAAGGAGTATCTTGAAAAACTAAATAAAACCAAAGAAGAAACAGATAAAGTTCGTAAGGAATCAGAAGATGAAATTACCTATGCTTTAAAAAAGGTAGAAGGTGATAGATATGATAATATTTGGGATGGTTTATTAAATGAAATTTATGGTGTTCTAGTAGATCAGTTATCATCTGAAGAAATGGAAGCTTTAAGAGTGGAGCAACGAGAGTGGTTAGAATATAGGGATAATACCGCTAAGGAAGCATCACTAGTATATGAAAATGGTACAATGGAGCAATTGGAGTATGTAACTGTTCAAAACAACTTAACGGAAGAAAGATGCTTTCAATTAGTTGAAGAATATATGAAATAA
- a CDS encoding iron-siderophore ABC transporter substrate-binding protein, translating into MFKKKSFLLVLMFTIIATLVLAGCSVSSSTEDESEEESNDSAETEGQYPITIEHALGETVIESKPERIATIQWGNHDDALALGVVPVGFSSANYGVQDNSGMLPWTAEKVQELGEENPNLFQDTDGLDFEAIADSNPDVILAAYSGITQEDYDTLTQIAPVVAYPSAPWLTTWREQLEMNSTAMGMKEEGEQLLADVESQIEEKVSEYPELEGKTAAFLSVNAEDLSSFFVYTPADPRGGFLSELGMDYPESITNEIPDSDSFYIEPSAENADMLNDADILVTYGNDNTLEALQADPIFGKVPAIERGSVVIIGDNTPLAAAGTPSALSIQYTIDEYLTLLSEAANKVE; encoded by the coding sequence ATGTTTAAAAAGAAGTCTTTTTTACTAGTATTAATGTTTACTATAATTGCTACTTTAGTATTAGCAGGTTGTTCTGTTTCATCCTCAACGGAAGATGAGTCAGAAGAAGAATCGAATGATTCTGCAGAAACAGAAGGTCAATACCCAATAACAATTGAACATGCTTTAGGGGAGACAGTTATCGAAAGTAAACCAGAAAGAATTGCAACGATTCAGTGGGGAAATCACGATGATGCTTTAGCTCTTGGTGTAGTTCCTGTAGGGTTTTCTTCTGCAAACTATGGTGTTCAAGATAATAGTGGTATGCTACCTTGGACTGCGGAAAAGGTACAAGAACTTGGTGAAGAAAATCCAAATCTTTTCCAAGATACAGATGGTTTAGATTTTGAAGCAATTGCTGATAGTAACCCAGACGTTATTCTTGCTGCCTACTCAGGTATAACACAAGAAGATTATGATACATTAACTCAAATTGCTCCGGTTGTAGCATACCCAAGCGCTCCGTGGCTAACTACATGGAGAGAACAGTTAGAAATGAATTCTACTGCTATGGGAATGAAAGAAGAAGGCGAGCAATTACTTGCAGATGTAGAGAGCCAAATTGAAGAAAAGGTCAGTGAATATCCTGAACTAGAAGGAAAAACAGCTGCATTCTTAAGTGTAAATGCGGAAGACTTATCCAGCTTCTTTGTCTACACACCAGCAGATCCACGTGGTGGGTTTCTTTCTGAGCTAGGGATGGATTATCCTGAAAGTATTACAAATGAAATACCAGATTCAGATAGTTTCTATATTGAACCAAGTGCTGAAAATGCAGATATGCTTAACGATGCAGATATCTTGGTAACCTATGGTAATGATAATACACTTGAAGCACTACAAGCAGATCCTATTTTCGGGAAAGTTCCAGCAATAGAAAGAGGTTCTGTTGTAATTATTGGAGATAATACGCCACTTGCAGCAGCAGGAACTCCAAGCGCTCTTTCCATTCAATATACTATTGACGAATACTTAACTTTACTCTCCGAAGCTGCAAATAAAGTCGAATAA
- a CDS encoding FecCD family ABC transporter permease, with amino-acid sequence MSNISVSENKQLHLPKNLIKVLILSVVLLGISILASLAFGSRVIGWNELMDGLFHPEVQTHGANVVRQRVARTVFSLMCGAALGVSGALMQSVTRNPIADPSILGVNTGAALFVVCGIAFFNIGSASHYIWFALVGAILTAIFVFGIGSMGSGGATPLKLVLAGAATSAALSSLVMAVMIPRSSVMDEFRFWQVGSVGAGDWNSVSLFIPFLLMGIIIAIATSPALNALALGDEAATGLGVRTGTLRLIAAFGGVILCGAATALAGPIGFIGLLATHVIRLLIGPDLRYVIPLSALAGAVILTISDVFGRIVGSPGELEVGVVTAFIGAPILILITMKAKMRAL; translated from the coding sequence ATGAGTAATATATCCGTCTCAGAAAACAAGCAGTTACATTTACCGAAAAATTTAATAAAGGTACTTATACTTTCCGTTGTATTGCTGGGTATAAGTATCTTGGCTTCGCTTGCTTTTGGATCTCGTGTAATTGGATGGAATGAATTAATGGATGGTTTGTTTCATCCGGAAGTACAGACCCACGGGGCAAATGTAGTTCGCCAAAGAGTTGCGAGAACTGTATTTAGTTTAATGTGTGGAGCTGCACTTGGAGTTTCAGGAGCGCTAATGCAATCAGTCACTCGTAATCCAATTGCAGACCCTAGTATATTAGGAGTTAATACTGGTGCAGCGTTATTCGTTGTATGTGGAATTGCCTTTTTTAATATTGGTAGTGCTAGTCACTATATTTGGTTTGCATTAGTAGGAGCAATCTTAACTGCCATTTTTGTTTTCGGAATTGGTTCGATGGGGAGTGGCGGTGCCACGCCCCTTAAACTCGTTTTAGCGGGTGCTGCCACAAGTGCAGCGTTATCTTCGCTCGTAATGGCAGTTATGATTCCTCGCTCTAGTGTTATGGATGAGTTTAGATTTTGGCAGGTAGGAAGTGTCGGTGCAGGAGACTGGAACTCTGTTTCTCTCTTTATTCCTTTTCTTTTGATGGGGATAATCATAGCGATTGCTACTTCACCAGCTCTAAATGCATTAGCATTAGGTGATGAAGCAGCTACAGGATTAGGTGTACGTACTGGGACACTTAGACTTATTGCGGCTTTTGGCGGTGTAATATTGTGTGGTGCAGCGACAGCATTAGCTGGCCCTATTGGTTTTATCGGTTTGTTAGCGACACATGTCATACGACTATTAATTGGACCCGATTTACGATATGTTATCCCTTTATCTGCTTTAGCAGGGGCTGTTATTTTAACAATATCCGATGTATTTGGACGTATTGTAGGTAGTCCTGGGGAGCTAGAAGTTGGTGTGGTTACAGCCTTTATTGGGGCTCCTATATTAATCTTAATAACTATGAAAGCGAAAATGCGTGCTTTATGA
- a CDS encoding FecCD family ABC transporter permease: protein MMNNSMNLIMIGRIKRRRRFILVTSLLAITAFVLSCTMLMLGNTIYPVSDVISVLLGEEVQGASFAVGTIRLPRMIAGVFAGFAFGVAGYVFQTMLRNPLANPNVIGITAGSSAAAVFCIIVLQASNTVVSIASIIGGLATVIVIFLLARSTSFSIGRLILVGIGIQAMLNALISYLLMIGQENDIPTAMRWLNGSLNGAKMEDVYPLIIAVIIFAPIIIALGKRLDMLELGEQTAISLGVNTDKTRVILIISSVLILALATATTGPIAFIAFLSGPIAKRLVGIGFSSIIPAGLVGVILVLAADLVGQFAFVARYPVGVITGIIGAPYLIYLLIRMNRKGDL from the coding sequence ATGATGAATAATTCAATGAATCTTATTATGATAGGAAGAATAAAGAGACGTCGTCGGTTTATCCTTGTAACATCTTTACTGGCAATTACTGCTTTTGTGCTAAGTTGTACAATGCTTATGCTAGGGAACACAATTTATCCTGTCTCGGATGTTATAAGTGTATTACTTGGTGAAGAAGTCCAAGGTGCTTCATTTGCTGTTGGGACGATTCGTCTTCCAAGAATGATAGCAGGTGTATTTGCTGGTTTTGCTTTTGGGGTTGCTGGATATGTATTCCAAACGATGCTACGTAACCCGCTCGCAAATCCGAATGTTATTGGAATAACAGCTGGTTCAAGCGCGGCGGCTGTGTTCTGTATCATTGTCCTTCAAGCAAGTAATACAGTTGTTTCTATCGCTTCCATTATTGGTGGACTTGCGACAGTAATTGTTATCTTTTTATTAGCAAGAAGTACTTCTTTCTCAATTGGTAGATTAATATTAGTAGGAATTGGTATTCAGGCTATGCTTAATGCCTTAATATCATACTTATTAATGATTGGTCAGGAAAATGATATCCCTACGGCAATGAGATGGCTAAATGGTAGTCTAAATGGTGCCAAGATGGAGGATGTTTATCCTCTTATCATTGCTGTTATTATTTTTGCGCCTATTATCATTGCTCTCGGGAAACGATTGGATATGCTAGAACTAGGGGAACAAACAGCCATTTCACTTGGAGTAAATACCGATAAAACACGAGTTATACTTATAATCAGCTCGGTACTGATTCTTGCGTTAGCTACTGCTACAACAGGACCTATCGCATTTATTGCATTTCTATCTGGACCTATCGCTAAAAGACTAGTTGGTATAGGGTTTTCCAGTATTATTCCAGCAGGTCTTGTTGGCGTCATATTAGTTTTAGCAGCAGATCTTGTAGGGCAATTTGCGTTCGTTGCTAGATACCCTGTAGGTGTAATCACAGGTATCATCGGCGCACCATATTTGATCTATTTGCTAATTCGAATGAATCGAAAGGGAGATTTATAA
- a CDS encoding ABC transporter ATP-binding protein — MKPTLDFHTERITAGYDNKPILHDVDISIPSNKISIIIGANGCGKSTLLKTMARLIKPTSGQVILGGKSIQKIPPKQVAKVLGLLPQSPIVPEGITVADLVGRGRFPHQTFLKGWTKKDYEAVSEAMEIMNITEFADRHIDELSGGQRQRVWIAMSLAQQTDILLLDEPTTFLDITYQVEILDLLTKLNRKYGTTIVMVLHDINLSARYADHIFAIKEGKLIEEGNPTEVLTSELVKTVFDLDCIVIPDPISQTPLVIPKGRYHVGT; from the coding sequence ATGAAACCGACACTTGATTTTCATACAGAGAGAATTACTGCTGGATATGATAATAAACCTATATTACATGATGTAGATATTTCCATTCCAAGTAATAAAATAAGCATTATTATTGGAGCGAACGGTTGCGGGAAATCTACTTTGCTTAAGACAATGGCAAGGCTTATCAAGCCTACCTCTGGTCAAGTTATCTTAGGAGGGAAATCAATTCAAAAAATTCCTCCGAAGCAGGTAGCCAAAGTATTAGGGCTATTACCACAATCACCAATTGTTCCAGAGGGGATAACAGTTGCAGATTTAGTGGGAAGAGGAAGATTTCCACATCAAACGTTTCTAAAAGGATGGACCAAGAAGGATTATGAAGCGGTTAGTGAAGCAATGGAGATTATGAATATTACTGAATTTGCCGATCGACATATTGATGAGCTGTCAGGCGGTCAAAGACAACGTGTGTGGATTGCGATGTCTTTAGCTCAACAAACAGATATTTTACTTCTAGATGAACCAACAACCTTTTTAGATATCACGTATCAAGTGGAGATATTAGACTTACTAACAAAATTAAACCGTAAATACGGGACAACCATTGTAATGGTATTGCATGATATCAACTTATCCGCGCGGTATGCGGATCATATCTTTGCGATTAAGGAAGGTAAACTAATAGAAGAAGGAAATCCAACCGAAGTTCTAACAAGTGAGCTAGTAAAGACCGTATTTGATTTAGATTGCATCGTGATTCCAGATCCAATCTCACAAACTCCATTAGTGATTCCGAAAGGTCGTTATCATGTAGGAACTTAA
- a CDS encoding glutathione peroxidase yields the protein MSIYEYQVEKSNGEEISLSQYQDNVLLIVNTATKCGFANQFEGLEELHQKYQDEGLRVLGFPSNQFNEQEPVDDENMEEACKVNFGVTFPLFKKIDVKGPNAAPLFKYLTEEQKGLLGSNVKWNFTKFLVDRNGNVVKRFAPKDKPAKIEDDIKALL from the coding sequence ATGTCTATATACGAGTACCAAGTTGAAAAAAGTAATGGAGAAGAAATTTCACTATCTCAGTATCAGGACAACGTTTTATTAATTGTTAATACAGCAACTAAGTGTGGGTTTGCAAATCAATTTGAAGGATTAGAGGAATTGCACCAAAAATATCAAGATGAAGGGCTGCGTGTTCTCGGATTTCCAAGTAATCAATTTAACGAACAAGAACCAGTTGATGATGAAAATATGGAAGAAGCATGTAAGGTTAATTTTGGCGTTACATTTCCATTGTTTAAAAAGATTGATGTAAAAGGTCCTAATGCCGCCCCGTTGTTTAAATATTTAACAGAGGAACAAAAAGGGTTGTTAGGCAGTAATGTGAAATGGAATTTTACAAAGTTTCTTGTAGACCGAAATGGAAATGTCGTGAAAAGATTCGCACCCAAAGATAAACCAGCAAAAATAGAAGATGACATCAAAGCACTCTTATAA
- a CDS encoding DUF2254 domain-containing protein, which produces MNTTKASSKIRDSFWFLPIIYGLCSILAVGVVTLIDVKLVPRFSNSIPDILLTGQSIAKNLYAALITATLTMITISFSTIMVVLTTYSSQFSPRALQDFMRSKITKHVLGVFTFGFIFVLINLWLLTESKQKDLLSPFFTVVFTVISLGFFILFIHYAARYVQVNFLISTVRNETSKLIKETFEDRSYGEHQHWDHSQINEIKEKDKQTTYALRSGYIQHVDYKYLINWASKNKMVLEANFQVGDYVPKGMPVFYYWSFNDKVVNEAEHDQFLMIGNERTNLQDIEFSMDKLVEIAVKALSTGMNDPNTAINCIHRLGGLLSELAGNYREVTYFSDNQGDLRLIMDQKRFRDYLYKSFYQIRHYGKDDISVVCNIVDVLYKCAVVSNQSIQKELWDFNSYILEEVDIESLPSMDYEYLKAIMVKFANTTDQELNWE; this is translated from the coding sequence ATGAATACCACCAAAGCTTCATCCAAAATACGCGATAGCTTCTGGTTCTTACCAATTATATATGGATTATGTTCAATTCTAGCTGTAGGTGTCGTTACATTGATCGATGTTAAACTCGTACCACGCTTTTCAAATAGTATTCCAGATATACTTTTAACCGGGCAAAGTATCGCCAAAAATTTATACGCAGCTTTAATTACCGCCACGCTAACCATGATAACAATCAGTTTCTCAACAATTATGGTTGTATTAACTACGTATTCTTCTCAATTTTCACCACGTGCCTTACAAGATTTTATGCGAAGTAAAATCACGAAACATGTTTTAGGTGTGTTTACATTTGGGTTTATATTTGTGCTGATTAATTTATGGCTTTTAACCGAATCAAAGCAAAAAGACTTATTAAGCCCCTTTTTCACAGTAGTATTTACTGTAATATCTCTCGGTTTTTTCATCTTGTTTATCCACTATGCCGCTCGATACGTACAGGTGAATTTTTTAATTTCGACTGTTCGCAATGAAACCTCGAAATTAATCAAAGAGACCTTTGAAGATAGGTCATATGGAGAGCACCAACATTGGGATCATTCTCAGATTAACGAGATAAAAGAAAAAGATAAGCAAACAACGTATGCATTACGTTCTGGATATATTCAGCACGTGGATTACAAATATCTGATTAACTGGGCAAGTAAAAATAAAATGGTCCTGGAAGCAAATTTCCAAGTCGGAGATTATGTACCTAAGGGGATGCCCGTATTTTATTATTGGTCGTTTAACGACAAAGTCGTAAATGAAGCAGAACATGACCAGTTTCTTATGATAGGCAATGAACGAACAAATCTGCAAGATATTGAATTCTCGATGGATAAATTAGTTGAAATTGCAGTAAAAGCTCTATCAACAGGGATGAACGATCCAAACACGGCAATTAACTGTATTCATCGTCTTGGTGGATTACTATCCGAATTAGCGGGAAATTATCGTGAAGTTACTTACTTCTCTGATAACCAAGGAGATTTAAGATTAATAATGGATCAAAAAAGGTTCCGCGATTATTTATATAAGAGCTTTTACCAAATTAGACATTATGGCAAAGATGATATATCCGTTGTTTGCAACATCGTAGACGTATTATATAAATGTGCGGTTGTCAGCAATCAGTCCATCCAAAAAGAACTTTGGGACTTTAATAGTTATATTTTAGAAGAGGTGGATATCGAAAGTCTTCCATCCATGGATTATGAATATCTAAAAGCGATTATGGTTAAATTCGCAAATACAACGGATCAAGAATTAAATTGGGAATAA
- a CDS encoding AAA family ATPase, which yields MKLVIIFGPQAVGKMTVGQELAKITDLKLFHNHMTIDLVGNFFDYGTKEGKRLVNLFRQEIFEEVSKSNLYGIIFTFVWAFDMQEDWNNVKRLSGLFESRGATTYYVELEASIDERLDRNKSENRLKHKPSKRNIEWSENELKRSLEKHRLNSIDGEITYPNYVRIDNTSLEANEVAVLIKKKFNL from the coding sequence GTGAAGCTAGTCATAATATTTGGGCCTCAAGCAGTTGGAAAAATGACGGTTGGACAAGAGTTAGCTAAGATCACGGATCTTAAGCTTTTTCATAATCACATGACAATAGATCTAGTAGGTAATTTTTTTGATTACGGAACAAAGGAAGGGAAAAGGTTGGTAAATCTTTTCCGCCAAGAGATCTTTGAAGAGGTGTCCAAGAGTAATCTATATGGAATAATTTTCACTTTTGTATGGGCTTTTGATATGCAAGAAGACTGGAATAATGTTAAGAGGCTATCCGGTTTGTTTGAATCAAGAGGTGCGACAACATATTATGTGGAGCTTGAGGCTAGTATAGACGAAAGACTAGACAGGAATAAAAGTGAAAACAGGCTTAAGCATAAGCCTTCGAAAAGAAATATTGAATGGTCGGAGAATGAATTGAAAAGGTCGTTGGAAAAACATAGGCTTAATTCCATTGACGGTGAGATTACCTATCCCAACTATGTACGAATAGATAATACCAGTTTAGAAGCAAATGAGGTTGCCGTTTTAATTAAGAAAAAATTTAATTTGTAA
- the sspO gene encoding small acid-soluble spore protein O, whose amino-acid sequence MSKKSKTDRANISDEQAVRGDLSKQFDHEFANEPLTAEEKLNNKKTKKRQ is encoded by the coding sequence ATGAGTAAAAAGTCAAAAACAGATCGTGCAAATATAAGTGACGAACAAGCGGTTAGAGGAGATCTTTCCAAACAATTTGATCATGAGTTTGCCAATGAACCATTAACAGCCGAAGAAAAGCTGAACAATAAAAAAACAAAGAAAAGACAGTAG
- a CDS encoding CynX/NimT family MFS transporter, with amino-acid sequence MVETQEHQKSNNQLQFVLLVIGIIVVAFNLRPAITSVGPLISLIREDIDISNGLAGLLTSLPLIAFAVISPMVPNVAHKFTREKVLIYGLILIIIGMSVRSISVFILLLIGTLIIGTGIAICNVLLPSLIKSHFPLKVALMTSIYTTVMNIFAAAGSGLSNPLAKDLNLGWEISLLIWALPAVFAVLIWVVIIRKDTTKQETITPSKKGILSGNRMWRIPLAWIVASFLGLQSTLFYVTISWLPEILHDFGMSMATAGWLLSITQIIGLPASFAIPILAGKLQKQSFIACSIGILSLIGYGGLLLGDSWATIIFSLIFIGIALGGGFALALTFIGLRSKDAEQATELSGMAQSVGYLFAAIGPFAIGSIYDVTASWTLPLLTLMVVAVLMIITGYQVGKDRYVID; translated from the coding sequence ATGGTAGAGACTCAAGAGCATCAAAAGAGCAACAATCAGCTTCAATTTGTACTGTTAGTTATCGGAATAATTGTTGTAGCATTTAATCTACGACCGGCTATAACATCGGTAGGTCCATTGATCAGTCTTATCCGAGAAGATATTGATATTTCAAATGGTTTGGCAGGGTTATTAACGAGTTTGCCGTTGATAGCATTTGCAGTTATTTCACCAATGGTGCCGAACGTTGCTCATAAATTTACAAGAGAAAAAGTATTAATTTATGGACTTATTTTAATTATAATTGGAATGTCAGTCCGGTCTATTTCGGTATTTATTTTATTACTAATAGGAACATTAATCATTGGTACAGGGATAGCAATTTGTAATGTATTACTACCAAGTCTTATTAAGAGTCACTTTCCTTTAAAAGTGGCGTTGATGACAAGCATCTATACTACAGTCATGAATATTTTTGCAGCAGCTGGCTCTGGTTTAAGTAATCCCCTTGCGAAAGATCTAAACTTAGGTTGGGAGATTTCTTTACTTATTTGGGCACTACCTGCTGTATTTGCTGTTCTAATTTGGGTAGTTATCATAAGAAAAGATACAACAAAGCAAGAAACTATCACACCTTCTAAAAAGGGAATTCTTTCAGGTAATCGTATGTGGAGAATTCCACTTGCATGGATTGTTGCATCATTTTTAGGTCTACAATCAACGCTTTTTTACGTTACGATTTCTTGGCTTCCAGAAATTCTGCATGATTTTGGTATGAGTATGGCGACTGCCGGATGGCTCCTCTCTATTACACAAATTATCGGGTTACCAGCGAGCTTTGCCATTCCAATCTTGGCAGGTAAGTTACAAAAGCAATCCTTTATTGCTTGTTCGATTGGTATACTCTCATTGATTGGCTACGGTGGATTGCTATTAGGAGATTCATGGGCAACGATAATATTCAGTTTGATTTTCATTGGAATTGCATTAGGCGGAGGATTTGCTTTGGCTTTAACTTTCATAGGTCTCCGGTCTAAGGATGCAGAACAAGCAACGGAGCTTTCGGGAATGGCACAATCTGTCGGTTATTTATTTGCTGCTATAGGTCCATTTGCGATAGGTTCTATTTATGATGTTACTGCGAGCTGGACGTTACCACTGTTAACATTGATGGTAGTAGCGGTGTTAATGATAATTACTGGATATCAAGTTGGTAAGGATAGGTATGTAATTGATTAA
- the nagZ gene encoding beta-N-acetylhexosaminidase, whose protein sequence is MKWISSIVIMAVITVGVVYYYLQSGDEKTNHSNHNTSMGGTLDVSSLVDAMSLDEKIGQLIVGGIDGTEINTDTKDMIENYHVGGVILFADNIESKAQTVNLMNDIKQVNENNPHPLLLGVDEEGGSVTRMPDEITSLPPSGSIGKAQDEELAFEVGILLGQQMRGLGFNLNFAPVLDVNSNPDNPVIGDRSFGDSPDIVTDMGIQSMKGIQSEGIISVVKHFPGHGDTSEDSHLKLPKVDKSIEELSEVELVPFEKAISKGADVVMTAHILLPQIDTEYPASMSEKIISGLLREDMGFDGVVISDDLTMGAITENIRIEEAAIQSVKAGSDMVLIAHHPDVVVSVHKKLKAAVQNGVISEAKIDESVERIIQLKRKYKLSNEETPQIDFQRINEKVEEILDQVSSTFSFDEFLVYSKFMSIVL, encoded by the coding sequence ATGAAATGGATAAGTAGTATTGTCATTATGGCGGTTATTACCGTTGGAGTGGTTTATTATTATTTACAATCAGGCGACGAAAAAACTAATCATTCCAATCATAATACTTCAATGGGTGGAACATTGGATGTATCGAGTTTGGTAGATGCGATGAGTTTAGATGAAAAGATTGGGCAATTGATCGTTGGTGGAATTGACGGAACAGAAATAAATACGGATACGAAAGACATGATTGAAAATTATCATGTTGGAGGAGTTATTCTGTTTGCAGACAATATTGAAAGCAAGGCACAAACTGTAAATCTTATGAATGACATAAAACAGGTGAATGAGAATAATCCACATCCATTGCTTCTTGGGGTTGATGAAGAAGGTGGAAGCGTAACAAGAATGCCAGACGAGATCACAAGTCTCCCACCAAGTGGATCTATAGGAAAAGCACAAGATGAGGAACTTGCTTTTGAAGTTGGTATTCTTCTTGGACAGCAAATGCGAGGATTAGGATTCAATTTAAATTTCGCTCCGGTTCTTGATGTGAATAGTAATCCAGATAATCCTGTAATTGGCGATCGTTCCTTTGGTGATAGTCCAGACATCGTGACTGATATGGGGATTCAATCCATGAAAGGAATTCAAAGTGAGGGGATTATCTCTGTCGTCAAACACTTTCCTGGGCATGGAGATACAAGTGAGGATTCACATTTAAAGCTTCCCAAAGTCGATAAAAGTATAGAGGAGCTTTCAGAAGTGGAACTGGTTCCTTTTGAAAAAGCAATTTCCAAAGGAGCAGACGTGGTGATGACTGCACACATCTTGTTGCCACAAATAGATACTGAATATCCAGCATCTATGTCTGAAAAAATCATTTCTGGTCTATTGAGAGAAGATATGGGGTTTGATGGAGTTGTTATCTCAGACGATTTAACAATGGGAGCAATTACGGAAAACATTAGAATAGAAGAAGCGGCTATCCAATCTGTAAAAGCTGGCAGTGATATGGTACTTATCGCACATCATCCAGATGTAGTGGTATCCGTTCATAAGAAGCTAAAAGCAGCCGTGCAAAATGGTGTTATTTCTGAAGCAAAAATTGATGAAAGTGTAGAAAGAATTATTCAGCTAAAAAGGAAATATAAACTTTCAAATGAGGAAACTCCGCAGATAGATTTTCAACGAATAAACGAAAAGGTGGAAGAGATACTAGATCAAGTCTCTTCCACCTTTTCGTTTGATGAATTTTTAGTATATTCCAAATTCATGTCAATTGTACTATAA
- a CDS encoding ABC transporter ATP-binding protein → MIVIAVLKLKEVSKKYKSQQVIDEINLTIDHPGIWALVGPNGVGKTTLLNCICNIIPASKGEIYLLGESNKNYQVFKQVSYLQDNTVLFHYLSGYDHLKFVCDIHKLSKSRIKEVAEYVGMDSYLHKKVGDYSLGMKQHLLLAISIVNRPKLLFMDEPLTGLDPSSAILMRNILLELVEQGTTVILSSHNLAEIDRVTNNIIFLKDGKLVEVDRLKHMETQYIFKLSDEDLGKRLFTDAGYTIQENSSNGMKVIMEESNLNQFIQNIQNSGISILDIQKEVSGSEELYETYFGKRG, encoded by the coding sequence GTGATTGTAATAGCTGTTTTAAAGTTAAAAGAGGTATCCAAAAAGTACAAATCTCAACAAGTTATTGACGAGATAAATTTAACGATTGACCACCCCGGGATTTGGGCATTAGTTGGTCCGAATGGAGTGGGGAAAACCACTTTATTAAATTGTATTTGTAATATTATTCCTGCTAGTAAGGGAGAAATTTATCTACTTGGGGAATCAAACAAAAATTATCAGGTATTTAAGCAAGTATCTTATCTCCAGGATAATACAGTGTTATTTCATTATTTATCGGGATACGATCACTTGAAGTTTGTTTGTGATATACATAAATTGTCTAAGAGTCGCATAAAGGAAGTTGCCGAATATGTTGGAATGGATAGTTATTTACATAAAAAGGTTGGGGATTATTCCCTTGGGATGAAGCAGCATTTACTGCTGGCAATCTCCATTGTTAACAGACCGAAGCTTTTGTTCATGGACGAGCCGTTAACAGGACTAGATCCATCCAGTGCTATTCTTATGCGAAATATTTTACTCGAATTAGTAGAGCAAGGAACAACTGTAATTCTTTCCTCTCATAATCTAGCTGAAATTGATCGTGTGACGAATAACATTATTTTTTTAAAAGATGGAAAGCTGGTTGAAGTAGACCGATTAAAACATATGGAGACTCAGTACATATTCAAGTTATCAGATGAGGATTTAGGAAAACGTCTGTTCACAGATGCCGGATATACGATTCAAGAAAATAGCAGTAATGGTATGAAGGTAATTATGGAAGAAAGTAACTTAAATCAGTTCATCCAAAATATACAGAATAGTGGGATATCTATATTGGATATTCAAAAAGAAGTTTCGGGATCTGAAGAGTTGTATGAAACATACTTCGGTAAGCGAGGCTGA